The genomic DNA TGATCTCAACTTTTTTCTATCAAAGTCTAAATTTAGTTGATACATATGATAGCCCAGCTAGACCTCTGGTGTGACATGAAGAGGACATTTTCACTTCATGTGCTCAGGAATATTACAGAACCTGTGGCTTTTGCTTGTGAGGAATGGACAAGATTCCTCACAAGCATTAGCAGAAGCTGGTATCTGAATATGCACTGCATTAGCAGCAGGCCATAGTAGAAAAGGGGTGCTCTAATAAAATTGCATACTGATGTTCAGGAGGTTGAATCATTTTGAGACTGCATGAGACAGTAAATAGCTTATTCCCAGGAGTCTACACCTGGGATCCACTGTCAAAGAACAAAGGGCAGAAATACCTCAAAAAGCACTGATCTAACTGTGTAGCAAGAGATTCAAACAGGTTCAATTCTGTATTGATGCACTGGCAAAGAGCAGATGAATAATACATTTTGTTAGTAAATGTACAATAACATACAATGGGGACTGAAAATTTGTATGAGTATTACTACCATGTCctgaacaaattattttacttATGGTCTAGTGATGATAGTACTCTAATATTAAATTACAGAcccaatacaatacaatacaaacacaaatccaTTCTTATGCAAATACTTACAAcaacccactcacacacacacacacacacgtaaacattTTCAGCTGATAATGTCATGAATGGAGATAAGCAGGCTAATAACAGACTACTCTATGCAGATGAGCCACTCTCTTTTTGGTCATTGTCATCAATCAGGCCAGCAGCGGTGTTAGATTTCATACACATGCAGGGTTATTATTCACATGTGGATATGTAAATTGTGAGATAATTTACATGTATGGACAGTGTTTAACTGTGGTTTGTACTGAATAAATGCCTGTGTGCATTCCGGAGGGTATTTACATACTGCACACACCTGCTTCACCCATGAACTGAGGCAGACGTCACTGATGTATTGTTTCTGCACCTGCAATATAGTAAAGTTAAACAAATGAGCTGCGCTTGTCCTacatatatgtaatatatgtaTGAGTTGTACTACTCTGGCCTGAACTAATCATTTTACTTATGATCTCGTGGCGATAGAATGCTAAATTAAAATACTTGAAATATATTTGAGTGATTCATTACTTGACTCATTACTTGGGTCACAATCCTCACATTTACATGTACCATTTATCTTGTGTCCTGGTTGAGCCTGGggtcatatttttctgtgttccaGCCtttcatatctgtgtgtgtgtgtgtgtgtgtgcgtgcgtgtttgtgtgtgtgtgtgtgtgtgtgtgtgtgtatgtgtgtgtgtgtgtgtgtgactgttgtctttgtttttttttatcaatgaataaattgtGAGAACCCACTGAAGCAGGACATTTCCTGTGAGTTCACAGACTAATGAGGTGGGGGTGTCGCCCTGTGCTTCCATCTGTCTGTTGGAGTCACATTCCAGGCTACTACCCACCTTTGCTAGTCTTCTGACCTGGATCGTACTGCTGGATCCACACCAGGTTTTGTCTTTGCCTTGTCTACTGATTGATTTACAGGTGAGGCAGCCAATCTCCAGAGCTCACAGCTCCTCATTTTCCTTCACTCTATTAATCATCCTGGATTTTTAAGCTACATCTAGCCTGAGAGTCTCTATGTTTCTATGTTTCTTTTATTGCTGTATTAAGTACCAACCCTGTTTTTTGATCAAGTTTTTCCCTGAAGATTTTTTAACACCTCTGCTTTGCTTGCCAATCTGTTGTCAACTGtgtgtgttgagccatgcgagTCTTTCCAAGTCACTTGTACTACTGAATTTTTTTCTCTGCCCACTTGTGTACCGATCTCTGATCTATGTTTATAATCCTGAATTTTTCGCCTCAGCCCTGACTGTTCGTTTGCTTTGCAAAGCCCTGCCTGATTGTGCAGTGAACCTTTTCGTCAAACCTGTtgtattacatttaaatatcacATCTACCATTCTGTTCCTGAGTCTACTCCTGTGTCCGCAATCCTTCCCGGCCTCACTGGTTCCTGATAGTTTGAATCTGACAAACTACAGAGTATTGTTTTGATCCAATTACCAAAGTCTGGCTTTGCATTGTATTTGCGTAATTTATCACAAATCCCCTGGCCTGACtaatttattctttaaaaacatattttgggGAGTGAGAGGTATTTTCCAACATAAAAGTACTAACAagtttaaaatgtgaatgtgaagtTGCATTCATCAAAGTGAATGCAACTCATCCTGAGGTAAACAAGAATggatttgcatttattttgtatgtaaTCATGCCACATGGAAAATTTGCCTCCTGTTTGGTATGACCACAGCATAATCCTCCATTGTTGCTTAGCAAGAATTCAGGGAAATGTTTACAAATTATTCTGCTGTCAAACATTCAGACtttcaaaaaatacatgcaGAATAATAATTACAGAATATTAATgaataatcaaaaatatattgtaCTCAATGCATGTATTTACACTCTTATTACCTCTGGAACCATTTTGGCTTTAAAGAAACTTCTGTGGGTTCCATCTCTTCAGGTAGATCCAGACAGGTTTGAAGAATATGGGCTCTGTTGGGGCCATACCATCACTATCAGTACAactggtaaaaaataaatctgaaggaCACTGGccggatgttttttttaatcatgaaaaaataagcaattcttttttaggttaatggtagcgctatgagcctaaattccgAACAGTTGAACATTCGtattcaacacaaacagacacaaggaAGGCagccggaccggaccggacaggtcttattcttattcttccAATACAAACCCAAATCCATACTAACGCTTTTACTTATAACAACCCACTCACACAAacaactgcacacacaaacacacacacacacaaacacacacacacacacacacacacacacacacacacacacacacacacacacacacacacacacacacacacacacacacacacacacacacacacattattgttattattgttattgttattattattattattgttatttttattttatttttattctatatcTTGTTCTTGTCCTTTTCTTATTCTTACtctcaaatttcaacttttgtacactcaggaaccggataagatagaaagacgagggagaaggccagtgtgaataagaccatagatcaaagctagagctttgatctatggcctgagatattttctatcctgagatatttttgcgcatatttcaggaaccggataagacagaaagacgtaacaaaaggctttctattcagggaggcaagggtatgaaaattagatcacaaccttgaccttgataaactaggtcaaggtcacattttcacttttatacctttttaggtacacatctctgaaacctcatgacaaatagaatgcaccagctACATGTTGGGTCAtgtgtcttttattaaatggacaaggtaaaatttttgaattcaggggtgtcgcgggatgttgcagcctCTGACTGCGTTGTTCTTTCTCTTATTCTTAATGTAAAGTTCATCACTCGGTATACACTCCACCGTGATAGATGGCGGTAATGCGCCTCAACATTCAATCGCGCTTCGCCAttgaacaagaagaagaagcagcagcggaagaaggaagaagaggaagaaggaagaaggaaggaagaagcAGCAAGAAGCACTGAGAGTCCTTATAGTTAGGAAGATATTTATTAAAGACGATTAAGCTGACACGTTTGCCTCCAGGAAGATGCAGGATGATGCTCGTTCCCTCAAAAGGTAAGACGAAGCCAAGGCGGCAGTGACGTCACGTCAGTGGATCATGAATGAGGACATTCGCTGCTAGCGCGACGCGTCGGCGTGATAACAATATACATACAGGTCAATAAAACACGATATATACACATATCATGTAGATACATTTCATCTACAAAGGAGAAACCTTTCTATGCATACACGTATTTTTTGAAACCATCCGAATGCTGCAGAGTGTAAATCATTTGATCAACTATTGTTCATATATTAActattaaatcatattttttgtaGTTGTATAATATTTGCCTAAACTTGAACATCAGTATCCACAAGAACTTACAAATCCATAACATATATTCACTTATTTaggtattattatattataataaataacattagAATTACACAGTGAACTGTTAATTATTGTGAACACTGTGATTGtcagaggaaacagaggagctggagctggtttgTATTGACACAGTTTATAGTAGGAGCTGAGTGACCGTAGATGAAACTATCCAGATAATAGATAAGAAATATGCGTGAATTAAACGTGTTTAATGCCTAACTTAATGCTGATGGCGGTTAAAGACTGCATAGTATTAAATGGATTACTTCAGTTGTTGCATTAATCAACATATTGTTTCCTCGTGTAGTCAGGCATGTCAGTCTAGTACATGTAAACTATTTCCctaatttacaatttattaagGGCTGCATTAATTTATGATAATGTGTGGACTCttgaagatgattttttttctttctttcttcatatATTCTTCCTCACTTAAAGGAAAGTGACTCTTAGCAGTTTAGATGTCCATCCCACAGAAAAAGCCCTTGTGGTCCACTATGGGGTGGAGGCGTTGATATCGGGCGACAACAGAGATCATATTCTGGTCGACCGCAGGGATGCACAGAAGATGTGAGTTTACTCAGCTGTCATTCTTAACGCCATTGCATTACTTGTTCTTTGTCTACTTGAAAAGAGTCATTCAAGTGTCTTAATTTATACAACCATTTGTgcattgcatttctttttgaatCCGATTACTGATTAAGGGCTCCATGACATCCCCATTGGGTTACTCATTGAGATTTATCAGTCATCTTACTGATCGATcgtcctctctttcttcctccagTGTACGAGTGAAAAGTCTCTCTCCTAGTACAGATGTGGAAGCTTTGGCCAAAAAAGTGTTGGAGGAGTGTAATCTCATCCCTGCTTCCCGTTTGCCTGAGGTGGAGCACCTCCTCTACTACTTGCAGAACAGAAAATTATCACCAGTGGAAGGCAAAGGTGAGTTGTGTTACAATTATTGCACTGCTAATTTGGATTCTAAATGTGTCAAAATGTTCACCAAAATTTGAACATACAATACCTATCCTCATATAGTCTGAAATTAAGTTTGTGTcggtgaaaaaaaattatgactcAGCAGCTCATCTATTAAATGAGAGTGCAGCTACATCACAGCGCGGGGAATGGCTTTAAATGACTTTAAGCTCTAGAGTGGATAATCTAAAAacatacctaaccctaaccctagtcaatttattacattttatgcaTCAAACCTTAGTTGTAGgctcaataaaacatttttcttctgattAAATTTTGTCGTTCATTCCAGGTTTTCCTGTTTGCTGATTGAAATAGAAACTATTTGAATGCTACATTAATTGTTCTAAACACTGACATGTCAATGTGGGTAGGCTGTAAGAATTAAACCTCATAtcataaaacacataaaaatatgttggGATCCATATATAACATGTTGCTTGCTTAATAATAAGGTCAGTGCATATATATGCAGCGACTGATAAAACCCTAAACTGCACAATCAGAGCCTCATGTTTTGGAGAAACTGTAATCCTAAACTATTACTTGTTTTTGTGTCAGCagtggagaagaaagagaagagaagtgTGAGACCCAGAGATCTGACACCCTTTGATGGAATGGAGGTAACAGCGTAACGCACCGTTCTTTCCTGTGTCATTGCCTTTTCAGTTTAACCTCATTTCTCAATGTGTTGCATCCTACATCTCTTCTGTACATGTACTGATCATCCTTCAGCATGCCAACAACTCCATATTTAAGACCTGTAACATGTGGTGATTTAGTATTtctcattatttacagtatatttaattttCCAACAACTTGAGGAGTAAAGcctcaaaatgtcaaactgagGTTCATTTGGACCGTGTGTCTCGTTATTAGTGTGTACCCTTCTGAGGaagtttttgtatgtgtgtgtagttaaATGAGAAGGCCAGCATCATCAAAGTGGATGAGTACGTCGAGCTGCTCTATGAAGGCATCCCAGAGGCCATCAGAGGCGCCGCTCTCATCCTGCAGCTCGCCCGCAACCCCGACAACCTTGAGGAGCTGCTACACAATGGTATGCATCACTTCTACCTGCTCATCCTGATATTTTGCAATGTAGCTCATATGCATTTACCTCCATTTACATGCTCATATAAACATATTAATGAAGATAAGATGGAGTTTTTTTCTGCTCTAATTTTTCTGTGTAGCAAACACTCGGTGTAGATGAACAGTTTATAGAAGTCATTCATGTTACAAACCAGTAGTGTCACCAGCAATGCATTCATTTAGTGAATACATCATGAAATCTCTCTTGTAACCTTGTTCAATCTGAATTGATGCCtaactcttcctcttcctcttggctGGTGCCACTTTTGTTTAACATTTGCATCCGTACAAAGGTAGTAGGTTCCtaattaaattgtttcaaatgcACAGCCCAGGTTTATGATTGGCCACTTTTATGATCATgctgatagaaaaaaaaatttcaagaaTGAAGTTTGAAATACTACAaggaaaaaagattaaattaaacaagaaaaagtTCCTAATAATAGGAATAGAGCAGAAGTGACACCTGCTCTGCGCTCCGCTTGGCACCAGGAGGAAGGTGAAGGGTCGTGAGCTCACATTAAAACAAGTTTGTCTCCGCGTGTAGAAACAGCTCTGGGTGCTCTGGCCAGGGTGTTGAGGGAAGACTGGAAACAGAGTGTAGACCTGGCTACCATCATCATTTACatcttcttctgtttctccaggtagcacacacacacacacacacacacacacatagcagcACACATCCCTTTAGTAACGGTGACTGTTCTACTCCACTCATCCATCTTGTTCTCTCCTCCAGTTTCTCCCAGTTCCATGCTGTGGTGATTCACTATAAAATaggtttgttgtgtttgaatgtgGTGGAACATGAGTTGAAGAGACATGATGTGTGGTGTGAGGACCTGCGCAAGAAAAGCAAAGCTTATATCCTTTTAACGCATTTGCTTCTCATGTTTGAGCTGCAGGATGTTACCTGACTTACTTCCTGGTTTTTGTACAATATGACAACATGAATTCCTTGACAGTTTCTTTTGTGTACGCGAGTCAGCGCCGGAGGATAGCTCACTGAGAAGAGACCACGACAAGGCGATGAGAAAGTACCAGAGCCTTCTGCCTAAACAGGAACTGCTGGTCCGAGGTCTGCTCATCTGTCACTCCTCTGTAACCCTAGCAACATTCTTACATTGGATACAACTACATTTTTGTTGATGCATCATCTTTACAGTTTAAGATCAGAATGTGGATTTCAAAATTATTGTACATTAAAACTTTCCAATCATATATATACTATTTATACTCTTAGTCTTAACTCATAAATTCATGAAATAGAGGTTGTATTTCTGAATTAGTATTTCTGAGATTTGACATTTTGATTGCCAGTAAAGAATGTTTAGAGTAATGGTTTCTACTTCCTTGTAATttatcctctttctcttttgcaGTGTCTCTATACCTACTTTTGAGTCTTGCTGAAGACACAAGAACAGAGCTGAAGatgaggaataaaaacattgtcGGTCTGCTGGTCAAAGTTCTTGACAGGGACAACGAGGAGCTGCTGATCCTGGTCGTCTCATTCCTCAAGAAGCTCTCCATTTTCCTGGAGAACAAGAATGACATGGTGGGTGGAACAGGCGGGTGCAGGAGGTACACTGGAAGAAACTTCAGTGTTTATTATGTGTTATTTTCACTGAGACTGAAAGAAATTGATTGAGTTTCAGCACCATTTGTTTGGGTCTTTCTGATTTTCAGGCTGAGGTGGATGTTATACCACGACTGGCACGTTTTGTTCCCTGTGACAATGAAGACCTGTTGAACCTGACTCTGCGTCTGCTGCTCAACCTCTCCTTTGACTCCGGACTCCGAGCCAAGATGGTTGAAGTTGGATTATTACCAAAACTGACCGCCTTGTTGGGTAATAGTATACACTGCCATGTAGCAAACAAAAGTGTCTACAATGCTTGTAGAACACATTAGACTCGGTTGACAGTGTTGCAGCTATGTGATGGAAGAACTGCTGCTATAAAGTTAATAAAGTTTTGCTTTACTGATGGAGACAAGTGTCTGTTGGCTAATCCTTCATATAGTTTCAGGCTGAACAACCACTTAATGGATATTGAAATACTTTCAGGATTTATTATTTCACTGTAATGATCCACTGAGTTTTCCTCCAGCGTCAAACTAAAGAAAACTTTTTGTGTCAAGTAGGCGATGATAACAATCGTCAGGTCGCCATGCGTACTTTGTATCATATCAGCATCGACGACTGTTTCAAGGGCATGTTTGCTTACACTGACTGCATACCTCAGGTAAGAGCACTATCAACACACTTAAAATTCACTTCAACATGTACGCTGATGTAGGCGATTCTGAAGCTACAGGTAAAATTGTGCTTATGTTCAGCTCATGCAGATGCTGTATGAGCACGGCGGTGAGGCGGAGAGTGAAGCCGAGGTCATATCCATTGGCATCAACCTGGCTGCAAACAAAAAGAATGCACAACTCTTTTGTGAAGGTAAACTGAGCTGTTGGTTCATCCCCCTGTATACAGGTCTTACATTGTCAGCCGGTGGTGGTGGAGTTCAGTCTTGATTCAAGTTCTGGTTTATCTGGTTTAGAGTTTATCCGTGTGAGATTTgtcgttagcgttagcgtctttgtgcttctgtgtaCAGGAAATGGGTTAAAGATGCTCATGAAGAAAGCTCTGAAGAACAAAAACTGCCTTCTGATGAAGATGATCAGAAACATCTCACAACATGATGGGCCAACCAAACCCCTCTTCATAGTGAGCTACAAAAACACACGTACCATCAGTAGCGTCACTGAGTGTTAGTTTCCCATGAAGTAAAGGATCTGCTCTCTATTGTCTGTCAGGACTATGTCGGTGACCTGGCAGGAGAGATCCGTGCAGATGAAGACGAGGCATGGGTTCTGGAGTGTCTGGGGACTCTGGCCAACTTCACCATCCCTGACCTTGATTGGGAGTTGGTGCTGAAGGAGTACAACCTGGTACCCTACCTCAAAGACAGGCTCAAGCCAGGTACTAATCGGATTAGCGAGTACACATCAACAGCAACAGGggaatgtgggttttttttttactgtacttaATGTTCTAATTCACATTCACTGGTGAATGTTGCATGTGTATTCttaggctcagcagaggatgacCTCATCCTGGAAGTGGTGATAATGATTGGAACAGTTTCCACTGATGCCGCCTGCGCCGCCATGTTGGCTAAATCTGGCATTATTCCCGCTCTTATCGAGCTACTCAACGGTAAGTTGTAACTTTGAACTCGTTCAAGAATTTTTACAGCATGTAAATATTCACACACCATCCAGACCTTCAAATTTTAGATTTTGGTATGCTCTCATATAAAAGTGCTGAGAAACATTTGacacttcttttatttttttctccaaaacctgaatttaaatactttatttaatGCAAGAAATATctctaaatatattttttaaagacctaaaaaaaaagaaaaaaactgtacTGATTGAGGAATCAATTTAATAACATATCAACTTTTTCTGCCTGTTGAATGTAGCCCAGCAGGAGGATGATGAATTTGTGTGTCAGATTGTCTACGTCTTCTATCAGATGGTGTTTCACCAAGCCACACGAGACGTCATCATCAAAGACACCCGTATCCTTCCCCAAGTCAGGAtgtctgttttaaattaaaaaaatgaataaatatcttTGTATGAATCACAGgtgtgaaaaatgaaagttttcCATTATTTAATGTAACTCTTTCTCCCTTCTgctgcaacttttttttaaacagataaACACAGGTGTAGGGATGGCAATCAACCTTTTGTCTAGTTTAGCATCACAGGCATGCACTTTCAAACATAAACACTTTTTTCAGATAGGGTTTACATTAACGTTATGAGATTATGGGCTACATTGAAGATTTCGATTTTTCAAACCGATTCAGCATCTCTCCTCATGTGGATACCTGACAGATGAGTgaatttttctgtgtgtttttatttcttaggAGAAATCTACAGAACTGTTTCTGGGAAGCTTTAgatatattttttcatgaaagAAACTAACCATATTTTCCTTCAGCTTGATGTAGAAATATctgaatttttatattttttgctttGAGGTGGGGCAAGAATGAAATGCCCTACATCATCACCTATGAAGAATTAGTTTCCTTAACCCTCTCTCTAGAGGCTCCTGCCTACCTGATAGATCTGATGCATGACAAGAATGTTGAGATCAGAAAAGTGTGTGACAACACCCTTGATATAGTTGCCGTAAGTGAAAAGCACAccgatggaaacacacacacacacacagcaactaCATCTGACGGAACACACCTTACCTGTAGGTTGTTACATTTTGTTTGACACTTGTTCTCTATTTTCCAGGAGTACGAC from Antennarius striatus isolate MH-2024 chromosome 18, ASM4005453v1, whole genome shotgun sequence includes the following:
- the LOC137611852 gene encoding kinesin-associated protein 3-like isoform X1 produces the protein MQDDARSLKRKVTLSSLDVHPTEKALVVHYGVEALISGDNRDHILVDRRDAQKIVRVKSLSPSTDVEALAKKVLEECNLIPASRLPEVEHLLYYLQNRKLSPVEGKAVEKKEKRSVRPRDLTPFDGMELNEKASIIKVDEYVELLYEGIPEAIRGAALILQLARNPDNLEELLHNETALGALARVLREDWKQSVDLATIIIYIFFCFSSFSQFHAVVIHYKIGLLCLNVVEHELKRHDVWCEDLRKKSKACESAPEDSSLRRDHDKAMRKYQSLLPKQELLVRVSLYLLLSLAEDTRTELKMRNKNIVGLLVKVLDRDNEELLILVVSFLKKLSIFLENKNDMAEVDVIPRLARFVPCDNEDLLNLTLRLLLNLSFDSGLRAKMVEVGLLPKLTALLGDDNNRQVAMRTLYHISIDDCFKGMFAYTDCIPQLMQMLYEHGGEAESEAEVISIGINLAANKKNAQLFCEGNGLKMLMKKALKNKNCLLMKMIRNISQHDGPTKPLFIDYVGDLAGEIRADEDEAWVLECLGTLANFTIPDLDWELVLKEYNLVPYLKDRLKPGSAEDDLILEVVIMIGTVSTDAACAAMLAKSGIIPALIELLNAQQEDDEFVCQIVYVFYQMVFHQATRDVIIKDTQAPAYLIDLMHDKNVEIRKVCDNTLDIVAEYDEEWGRKIQSEKFRYHNNQWLDMIESRQADDSEPFFYDNDNNRTDLFYSADGITPADGSVSLDFFSDLPPQNGDLHHAGDGSDAFDLTSSSPGRPATAYGFRPDEQPFCPYP
- the LOC137611852 gene encoding kinesin-associated protein 3-like isoform X2, with protein sequence MQDDARSLKRKVTLSSLDVHPTEKALVVHYGVEALISGDNRDHILVDRRDAQKIVRVKSLSPSTDVEALAKKVLEECNLIPASRLPEVEHLLYYLQNRKLSPVEGKVEKKEKRSVRPRDLTPFDGMELNEKASIIKVDEYVELLYEGIPEAIRGAALILQLARNPDNLEELLHNETALGALARVLREDWKQSVDLATIIIYIFFCFSSFSQFHAVVIHYKIGLLCLNVVEHELKRHDVWCEDLRKKSKACESAPEDSSLRRDHDKAMRKYQSLLPKQELLVRVSLYLLLSLAEDTRTELKMRNKNIVGLLVKVLDRDNEELLILVVSFLKKLSIFLENKNDMAEVDVIPRLARFVPCDNEDLLNLTLRLLLNLSFDSGLRAKMVEVGLLPKLTALLGDDNNRQVAMRTLYHISIDDCFKGMFAYTDCIPQLMQMLYEHGGEAESEAEVISIGINLAANKKNAQLFCEGNGLKMLMKKALKNKNCLLMKMIRNISQHDGPTKPLFIDYVGDLAGEIRADEDEAWVLECLGTLANFTIPDLDWELVLKEYNLVPYLKDRLKPGSAEDDLILEVVIMIGTVSTDAACAAMLAKSGIIPALIELLNAQQEDDEFVCQIVYVFYQMVFHQATRDVIIKDTQAPAYLIDLMHDKNVEIRKVCDNTLDIVAEYDEEWGRKIQSEKFRYHNNQWLDMIESRQADDSEPFFYDNDNNRTDLFYSADGITPADGSVSLDFFSDLPPQNGDLHHAGDGSDAFDLTSSSPGRPATAYGFRPDEQPFCPYP